The proteins below are encoded in one region of Paraburkholderia phenazinium:
- a CDS encoding MarR family winged helix-turn-helix transcriptional regulator, giving the protein MKPHPHTSEQRHKSPSVCINAAIRRAARRMGQIYDDAFEACGLRATQYSLLVQIDRVGTPTMRVLAEHLVMDLSALGHTLKPLIRDGLVELVVDELDRRSRRVHLTKDGRIKLEEARAIWKKVQLSFDDAFGKDGAAQLRSTLDLIASPDFSERMTTVFHSIS; this is encoded by the coding sequence ATGAAACCTCATCCGCATACGTCTGAACAGCGTCACAAGAGCCCGAGCGTCTGCATCAACGCGGCGATCCGCCGGGCGGCGCGGCGCATGGGGCAAATCTACGACGATGCCTTCGAGGCATGCGGCCTTCGCGCAACGCAGTACTCGCTGCTGGTGCAGATCGATCGCGTCGGCACGCCCACCATGCGTGTGCTGGCCGAGCATCTCGTGATGGACCTGTCGGCGCTGGGCCACACGCTAAAACCGTTGATCCGGGATGGTCTGGTGGAACTGGTGGTAGACGAACTAGACCGCCGCAGCCGCCGCGTTCATCTGACGAAAGACGGCCGCATCAAACTGGAAGAGGCGCGGGCAATCTGGAAGAAAGTTCAGCTCAGCTTCGATGATGCCTTCGGCAAGGACGGTGCAGCGCAACTCCGGTCAACCCTCGATCTGATCGCGTCGCCGGATTTTTCGGAGCGCATGACAACCGTGTTCCATTCAATTTCGTAA
- a CDS encoding AI-2E family transporter encodes MKISLPPPGRPNRVYPPGSPSLHGLASVITGVVVVCGLYFGRAVLIPITLSVLLSFLLAPLVASLRRLHMGQLPSIFIAVFFALAIVLGAGALITSQIVQLAADLPQYQVAIEQKIETVQEKTVGRADVLLGRAALTLQRVAPSRPAAPRGYGKASRNAPQAPMPVEVHEPALTPMQLAQRAFSPAIAPLETTFIVLVVTIFILLQREDLRDRLISLFGSRDLHRTTTAINDAASRLSRYFVAQLGLNLSVGGVLAVGLAGIGVPGALLFGVVAALLRFVPYIGIWIAALLAVCLAAAIQPQWTMAVWTLVLFVVVDLVAGQVAEPYLYGRRSGLSPLAVVVAAIFWSWLWGPVGLVLSTPLTLCLVTLGRYADRLNFLTILLGDQPALTPAQTFYQRLLADDPHEAIVQADRLLGEMSVVDYYDQVALEGLRLARNDALRGVLTAEQLVRFNEAVVDIIENLETVEGLPDGIPAPDVADDAAHAHGRTEPHYGGGPEGADALGTVDDAVVLCISGRGAFDEVAAAIAVQLLGRQNITTIATTYEQFRGARGEVRSPQEGDAATIICIVSLDAAESPPYLRNLLRRIRNQPVPATVIVGLGGLSENDPDTTAAANARNANTFRDLIEECRAAALATGRQEHAQGAA; translated from the coding sequence ATGAAGATTTCGTTGCCGCCCCCCGGACGGCCAAACCGCGTGTACCCGCCGGGCTCGCCCAGCCTGCACGGCCTCGCCTCGGTGATTACCGGTGTTGTGGTGGTATGCGGGCTGTATTTCGGCCGCGCAGTTCTGATTCCGATCACGCTCTCAGTGCTGCTCAGCTTTCTGCTGGCCCCGCTGGTGGCGTCGCTGCGGCGTCTGCACATGGGTCAGTTGCCGTCGATCTTCATCGCGGTGTTCTTCGCGCTGGCCATCGTGCTCGGTGCGGGTGCGCTGATCACATCGCAGATCGTCCAGTTGGCGGCTGATCTGCCGCAATATCAGGTGGCCATCGAGCAAAAGATCGAGACGGTGCAGGAGAAGACCGTCGGCCGCGCCGATGTCCTGCTCGGCCGGGCTGCGCTGACGCTGCAACGGGTCGCGCCGTCGCGTCCCGCGGCACCGCGTGGTTATGGCAAAGCCAGCCGCAACGCGCCTCAGGCACCCATGCCCGTCGAGGTTCACGAGCCCGCGCTCACGCCGATGCAACTGGCCCAACGGGCGTTTTCGCCAGCTATCGCGCCACTCGAGACCACCTTCATCGTGCTGGTGGTCACCATCTTTATCCTGCTGCAGCGCGAGGATCTGCGCGACCGTCTGATCAGCCTGTTCGGCTCGCGCGACCTGCACCGCACCACCACCGCGATCAACGACGCGGCGAGCCGCCTGAGCCGCTACTTCGTTGCGCAACTGGGCCTGAATCTCAGCGTAGGGGGCGTGCTCGCCGTCGGTCTCGCGGGCATCGGTGTGCCGGGTGCGCTGCTGTTCGGAGTCGTCGCCGCGCTGCTGCGCTTCGTGCCGTATATCGGCATCTGGATTGCCGCGTTGCTGGCGGTGTGTCTTGCTGCAGCCATTCAGCCGCAGTGGACCATGGCCGTGTGGACCCTGGTGCTGTTCGTGGTGGTCGATCTGGTGGCCGGTCAGGTGGCGGAGCCGTATCTGTATGGACGACGCTCCGGCCTCTCGCCGCTCGCAGTCGTAGTGGCCGCGATCTTCTGGAGCTGGCTGTGGGGGCCCGTGGGTCTCGTGCTATCGACGCCGCTCACGTTGTGCCTCGTCACGCTGGGGCGCTATGCGGACCGGCTCAACTTCCTGACGATCCTGCTCGGCGACCAGCCGGCCCTGACTCCGGCGCAGACTTTCTATCAACGGCTGCTGGCGGACGATCCGCACGAGGCCATTGTGCAGGCAGACCGGTTGCTCGGTGAGATGTCGGTAGTCGATTACTACGATCAGGTCGCGCTCGAAGGGCTGAGACTTGCACGCAACGATGCGCTACGCGGCGTGCTGACGGCGGAGCAACTGGTGCGCTTTAACGAAGCGGTGGTCGACATCATCGAGAACCTCGAAACGGTCGAAGGTCTGCCAGACGGGATCCCGGCGCCTGACGTCGCCGATGACGCCGCGCATGCTCACGGCCGCACCGAACCGCACTATGGCGGCGGTCCGGAAGGCGCGGACGCGCTGGGTACTGTGGACGACGCCGTGGTGCTGTGCATCTCGGGACGCGGCGCGTTCGACGAAGTGGCCGCGGCAATTGCCGTGCAACTGCTGGGACGGCAAAACATCACCACGATCGCCACGACCTATGAGCAATTCCGCGGGGCGCGCGGCGAAGTGCGAAGCCCGCAGGAAGGTGACGCTGCGACCATCATCTGCATCGTTTCGCTCGACGCGGCCGAGTCGCCGCCGTATTTGCGCAACCTGCTGCGCCGTATACGCAATCAACCCGTGCCGGCTACGGTGATTGTCGGTCTCGGCGGGTTATCGGAGAACGATCCGGATACCACTGCAGCCGCCAACGCGCGCAATGCGAACACGTTCCGCGATCTGATCGAGGAATGCCGGGCGGCGGCGCTGGCGACGGGTCGTCAGGAACACGCTCAGGGGGCCGCCTAA